In Ovis canadensis isolate MfBH-ARS-UI-01 breed Bighorn chromosome 3, ARS-UI_OviCan_v2, whole genome shotgun sequence, one DNA window encodes the following:
- the CAPG gene encoding macrophage-capping protein isoform X2 gives MTARGSALPSDSLGSRNSMYSPIPQSSPFPPTVKLPGLHIWRVEKLKPVPVAPENYGIFFSGDSYLVLHNGPEELSHLHLWIGQQSSRDEQGACAMLAVHLNTLLGERPVQHRESQGNESDLFMSYFPRGLKYQEGGVESAFHKTSPGTAPAAIKKLYQVKGKKNIRATERVLSWDSFNTGDCFILDLGQNIFAWCGAKSNILERNKARDLALAIRDSERQGKAHVEIVTDGEEPADMIQVLGPKPSLKEGNPEEDLTADRTNAQAAALYKVSDATGQMNLTKLADSSPFALELLIPDDCFVLDNGLCGKIYIWKGRKANEKERQAALQVAEDFITRMRYAPNTQVEILPQGRESAIFKQFFKDWK, from the exons ATCCAGAAACAGCATGTACTCACCCATCCCCCAGAG CTCTCCTTTCCCACCGACCGTGAAGCTCCCTGGCCTGCACATATGGAGGGTGGAGAAGCTGAAGCCAGTGCCGGTGGCCCCTGAGAACTATGGCATTTTCTTCTCGGGAGACTCCTACCTGGTGCTGCACAATGGCCCAGAAGAGCTCTCCCACCTGCACCTGTGGATTG gccagcaGTCATCCCGGGATGAGCAGGGGGCCTGCGCCATGCTGGCCGTGCACCTCAACACCCTGCTCGGAGAGCGGCCCGTGCAGCACCGAGAGTCACAGGGCAATGAGTCCGACCTCTTCATGAGCTACTTCCCCCGCGGCCTCAAGTACCAG GAAGGCGGCGTGGAGTCGGCGTTTCACAAGACCTCCCCAGGAACCGCCCCAGCCGCCATCAAGAAACTCTACCAGGTGAAGGGCAAGAAGAACATTCGTGCCACCGAGCGGGTGCTGAGCTGGGACAGTTTCAACACCGGGGACTGCTTCATCCTGGACCTGGGCCAG AACATCTTTGCCTGGTGTGGTGCAAAGTCCAACATACTGGAGCGGAACAAGGCACGGGACCTGGCGCTGGCCATCCGGGACAGCGAGCGGCAGGGCAAGGCCCACGTGGAGATCGTCACTGATGGGGAGGAGCCTGCCGACATGATCCAG GTCTTGGGTCCCAAGCCCTCTCTGAAGGAGGGTAACCCTGAGGAAGACCTCACAGCTGACCGGACAAACGCACAGGCCGCAGCTCTGTATAAG GTCTCTGACGCCACTGGACAGATGAACCTGACCAAGCTGGCCGATTCCAGCCCCTTCGCCCTTGAGCTGCTGATACCTGACGACTGCTTTGTGCTGGACAACGGACTCTGTGGCAAGATCTACATCTGGAAGG GGCGCAAAGCTAATGAGAAGGAGCGGCAGGCGGCCCTCCAAGTGGCCGAGGACTTTATCACCCGCATGCGGTACGCCCCAAACACTCAG GTGGAGATTCTGCCCCAGGGCCGTGAGAGTGCCATCTTCAAGCAATTCTTCAAGGACTGGAAGTGA
- the CAPG gene encoding macrophage-capping protein isoform X1: MTARGSALPSDSLGSRNSMYSPIPQSSSPFPPTVKLPGLHIWRVEKLKPVPVAPENYGIFFSGDSYLVLHNGPEELSHLHLWIGQQSSRDEQGACAMLAVHLNTLLGERPVQHRESQGNESDLFMSYFPRGLKYQEGGVESAFHKTSPGTAPAAIKKLYQVKGKKNIRATERVLSWDSFNTGDCFILDLGQNIFAWCGAKSNILERNKARDLALAIRDSERQGKAHVEIVTDGEEPADMIQVLGPKPSLKEGNPEEDLTADRTNAQAAALYKVSDATGQMNLTKLADSSPFALELLIPDDCFVLDNGLCGKIYIWKGRKANEKERQAALQVAEDFITRMRYAPNTQVEILPQGRESAIFKQFFKDWK; encoded by the exons ATCCAGAAACAGCATGTACTCACCCATCCCCCAGAG CAGCTCTCCTTTCCCACCGACCGTGAAGCTCCCTGGCCTGCACATATGGAGGGTGGAGAAGCTGAAGCCAGTGCCGGTGGCCCCTGAGAACTATGGCATTTTCTTCTCGGGAGACTCCTACCTGGTGCTGCACAATGGCCCAGAAGAGCTCTCCCACCTGCACCTGTGGATTG gccagcaGTCATCCCGGGATGAGCAGGGGGCCTGCGCCATGCTGGCCGTGCACCTCAACACCCTGCTCGGAGAGCGGCCCGTGCAGCACCGAGAGTCACAGGGCAATGAGTCCGACCTCTTCATGAGCTACTTCCCCCGCGGCCTCAAGTACCAG GAAGGCGGCGTGGAGTCGGCGTTTCACAAGACCTCCCCAGGAACCGCCCCAGCCGCCATCAAGAAACTCTACCAGGTGAAGGGCAAGAAGAACATTCGTGCCACCGAGCGGGTGCTGAGCTGGGACAGTTTCAACACCGGGGACTGCTTCATCCTGGACCTGGGCCAG AACATCTTTGCCTGGTGTGGTGCAAAGTCCAACATACTGGAGCGGAACAAGGCACGGGACCTGGCGCTGGCCATCCGGGACAGCGAGCGGCAGGGCAAGGCCCACGTGGAGATCGTCACTGATGGGGAGGAGCCTGCCGACATGATCCAG GTCTTGGGTCCCAAGCCCTCTCTGAAGGAGGGTAACCCTGAGGAAGACCTCACAGCTGACCGGACAAACGCACAGGCCGCAGCTCTGTATAAG GTCTCTGACGCCACTGGACAGATGAACCTGACCAAGCTGGCCGATTCCAGCCCCTTCGCCCTTGAGCTGCTGATACCTGACGACTGCTTTGTGCTGGACAACGGACTCTGTGGCAAGATCTACATCTGGAAGG GGCGCAAAGCTAATGAGAAGGAGCGGCAGGCGGCCCTCCAAGTGGCCGAGGACTTTATCACCCGCATGCGGTACGCCCCAAACACTCAG GTGGAGATTCTGCCCCAGGGCCGTGAGAGTGCCATCTTCAAGCAATTCTTCAAGGACTGGAAGTGA
- the CAPG gene encoding macrophage-capping protein isoform X4, which translates to MYSPIPQSSPFPPTVKLPGLHIWRVEKLKPVPVAPENYGIFFSGDSYLVLHNGPEELSHLHLWIGQQSSRDEQGACAMLAVHLNTLLGERPVQHRESQGNESDLFMSYFPRGLKYQEGGVESAFHKTSPGTAPAAIKKLYQVKGKKNIRATERVLSWDSFNTGDCFILDLGQNIFAWCGAKSNILERNKARDLALAIRDSERQGKAHVEIVTDGEEPADMIQVLGPKPSLKEGNPEEDLTADRTNAQAAALYKVSDATGQMNLTKLADSSPFALELLIPDDCFVLDNGLCGKIYIWKGRKANEKERQAALQVAEDFITRMRYAPNTQVEILPQGRESAIFKQFFKDWK; encoded by the exons ATGTACTCACCCATCCCCCAGAG CTCTCCTTTCCCACCGACCGTGAAGCTCCCTGGCCTGCACATATGGAGGGTGGAGAAGCTGAAGCCAGTGCCGGTGGCCCCTGAGAACTATGGCATTTTCTTCTCGGGAGACTCCTACCTGGTGCTGCACAATGGCCCAGAAGAGCTCTCCCACCTGCACCTGTGGATTG gccagcaGTCATCCCGGGATGAGCAGGGGGCCTGCGCCATGCTGGCCGTGCACCTCAACACCCTGCTCGGAGAGCGGCCCGTGCAGCACCGAGAGTCACAGGGCAATGAGTCCGACCTCTTCATGAGCTACTTCCCCCGCGGCCTCAAGTACCAG GAAGGCGGCGTGGAGTCGGCGTTTCACAAGACCTCCCCAGGAACCGCCCCAGCCGCCATCAAGAAACTCTACCAGGTGAAGGGCAAGAAGAACATTCGTGCCACCGAGCGGGTGCTGAGCTGGGACAGTTTCAACACCGGGGACTGCTTCATCCTGGACCTGGGCCAG AACATCTTTGCCTGGTGTGGTGCAAAGTCCAACATACTGGAGCGGAACAAGGCACGGGACCTGGCGCTGGCCATCCGGGACAGCGAGCGGCAGGGCAAGGCCCACGTGGAGATCGTCACTGATGGGGAGGAGCCTGCCGACATGATCCAG GTCTTGGGTCCCAAGCCCTCTCTGAAGGAGGGTAACCCTGAGGAAGACCTCACAGCTGACCGGACAAACGCACAGGCCGCAGCTCTGTATAAG GTCTCTGACGCCACTGGACAGATGAACCTGACCAAGCTGGCCGATTCCAGCCCCTTCGCCCTTGAGCTGCTGATACCTGACGACTGCTTTGTGCTGGACAACGGACTCTGTGGCAAGATCTACATCTGGAAGG GGCGCAAAGCTAATGAGAAGGAGCGGCAGGCGGCCCTCCAAGTGGCCGAGGACTTTATCACCCGCATGCGGTACGCCCCAAACACTCAG GTGGAGATTCTGCCCCAGGGCCGTGAGAGTGCCATCTTCAAGCAATTCTTCAAGGACTGGAAGTGA
- the CAPG gene encoding macrophage-capping protein isoform X3, with the protein MYSPIPQSSSPFPPTVKLPGLHIWRVEKLKPVPVAPENYGIFFSGDSYLVLHNGPEELSHLHLWIGQQSSRDEQGACAMLAVHLNTLLGERPVQHRESQGNESDLFMSYFPRGLKYQEGGVESAFHKTSPGTAPAAIKKLYQVKGKKNIRATERVLSWDSFNTGDCFILDLGQNIFAWCGAKSNILERNKARDLALAIRDSERQGKAHVEIVTDGEEPADMIQVLGPKPSLKEGNPEEDLTADRTNAQAAALYKVSDATGQMNLTKLADSSPFALELLIPDDCFVLDNGLCGKIYIWKGRKANEKERQAALQVAEDFITRMRYAPNTQVEILPQGRESAIFKQFFKDWK; encoded by the exons ATGTACTCACCCATCCCCCAGAG CAGCTCTCCTTTCCCACCGACCGTGAAGCTCCCTGGCCTGCACATATGGAGGGTGGAGAAGCTGAAGCCAGTGCCGGTGGCCCCTGAGAACTATGGCATTTTCTTCTCGGGAGACTCCTACCTGGTGCTGCACAATGGCCCAGAAGAGCTCTCCCACCTGCACCTGTGGATTG gccagcaGTCATCCCGGGATGAGCAGGGGGCCTGCGCCATGCTGGCCGTGCACCTCAACACCCTGCTCGGAGAGCGGCCCGTGCAGCACCGAGAGTCACAGGGCAATGAGTCCGACCTCTTCATGAGCTACTTCCCCCGCGGCCTCAAGTACCAG GAAGGCGGCGTGGAGTCGGCGTTTCACAAGACCTCCCCAGGAACCGCCCCAGCCGCCATCAAGAAACTCTACCAGGTGAAGGGCAAGAAGAACATTCGTGCCACCGAGCGGGTGCTGAGCTGGGACAGTTTCAACACCGGGGACTGCTTCATCCTGGACCTGGGCCAG AACATCTTTGCCTGGTGTGGTGCAAAGTCCAACATACTGGAGCGGAACAAGGCACGGGACCTGGCGCTGGCCATCCGGGACAGCGAGCGGCAGGGCAAGGCCCACGTGGAGATCGTCACTGATGGGGAGGAGCCTGCCGACATGATCCAG GTCTTGGGTCCCAAGCCCTCTCTGAAGGAGGGTAACCCTGAGGAAGACCTCACAGCTGACCGGACAAACGCACAGGCCGCAGCTCTGTATAAG GTCTCTGACGCCACTGGACAGATGAACCTGACCAAGCTGGCCGATTCCAGCCCCTTCGCCCTTGAGCTGCTGATACCTGACGACTGCTTTGTGCTGGACAACGGACTCTGTGGCAAGATCTACATCTGGAAGG GGCGCAAAGCTAATGAGAAGGAGCGGCAGGCGGCCCTCCAAGTGGCCGAGGACTTTATCACCCGCATGCGGTACGCCCCAAACACTCAG GTGGAGATTCTGCCCCAGGGCCGTGAGAGTGCCATCTTCAAGCAATTCTTCAAGGACTGGAAGTGA